The Streptomyces sp. NBC_01689 genome includes a window with the following:
- a CDS encoding HNH endonuclease family protein, with protein sequence MPKVYARRRLSILAAFTGLIAMAGIFTGPNASAALPTPVSAATARTYLASLSVKTENRTGYNRDLFPTWITISGTCNTREYVIKRDGSNVVTNSACTATSGSWYSVYDGATWTAASDLDIDHLVPLAEAWDSGAGAWTTAQRQAFANDVTRPQLIAVTDNVNQQKSDQDPAEWMPPLSSYACTYVRAWVQVKYYYNLSVDSAEKSKLSSVLSGC encoded by the coding sequence ATGCCGAAGGTCTACGCGCGTCGACGGCTGAGCATACTCGCAGCCTTCACCGGCCTGATAGCCATGGCCGGAATCTTCACCGGCCCCAACGCCTCCGCCGCCCTGCCCACCCCGGTCAGCGCCGCCACCGCCCGCACCTACCTCGCCTCCCTCTCGGTGAAGACGGAGAACCGGACCGGCTACAACCGCGACCTGTTCCCCACCTGGATCACCATCAGCGGCACCTGCAACACCCGTGAGTACGTGATCAAGCGCGACGGCTCGAACGTCGTCACCAACTCCGCCTGCACGGCCACCAGCGGCAGTTGGTACTCCGTCTACGACGGCGCCACCTGGACCGCCGCCTCCGACCTGGACATCGACCACCTCGTCCCGCTCGCCGAGGCCTGGGACTCCGGCGCCGGCGCCTGGACCACCGCGCAGCGCCAGGCGTTCGCCAACGACGTGACCCGTCCGCAGCTCATCGCCGTCACGGACAACGTCAACCAGCAGAAGAGCGACCAGGACCCGGCCGAGTGGATGCCCCCGCTCAGCTCGTACGCCTGCACCTACGTCCGCGCCTGGGTCCAGGTGAAGTACTACTACAACCTCTCCGTCGACTCCGCCGAGAAGTCCAAGCTGAGTTCCGTCCTCAGCGGCTGCTGA
- a CDS encoding TMEM165/GDT1 family protein, which translates to MISITVTALVFGVVFLAELPDKTALAGLVLGTRYRASYVFTGVAAAFAVHVALAVAAGSVLTLLPQQIVHALTGVLFLAGAAVLLLKKGEDDEEIRKPENQTFWKVSGAGFMLILVAEFGDLTQIMTANLAARYDEPLSVGLGAVLALWAVGGLGIVGGKALMKRVPLELVTKVAALLMLGLGVWSLYEAVAG; encoded by the coding sequence TTGATCAGCATCACCGTGACGGCGCTCGTCTTCGGCGTCGTCTTCCTTGCCGAACTGCCCGACAAGACCGCGCTCGCCGGGCTCGTCCTCGGAACCCGCTACCGCGCCTCGTACGTCTTCACGGGCGTCGCCGCAGCCTTCGCCGTGCACGTCGCGCTCGCCGTCGCGGCGGGCAGCGTGCTGACCCTGCTGCCGCAGCAGATCGTGCACGCGCTCACGGGCGTGCTCTTCCTGGCCGGTGCCGCCGTGCTGCTGCTGAAGAAGGGCGAGGACGACGAGGAGATCCGCAAGCCGGAGAACCAGACCTTCTGGAAGGTGTCCGGGGCGGGCTTCATGCTCATCCTGGTCGCCGAGTTCGGTGACCTCACGCAGATCATGACGGCGAACCTGGCGGCCCGCTACGACGAGCCGCTCTCCGTCGGCCTCGGCGCGGTGCTCGCGCTGTGGGCGGTGGGCGGGCTCGGCATCGTCGGCGGAAAGGCGCTGATGAAGCGGGTGCCGCTGGAGCTCGTCACCAAGGTCGCCGCGCTGCTGATGCTGGGCCTCGGGGTGTGGAGCCTGTACGAGGCGGTCGCGGGCTGA
- a CDS encoding HAD family hydrolase → MTATTVLTARALLLDMDGTLVNSDAVVERCWRRWADRHGLDGDEVMKVVHGRQGFASMAVLLPNRPMEQNHADNARMLAEETADMDGVVAVPGAAEFLASLAGLPHALVTSADVALSTARMAAAGLELPDVRVTAESVGASKPDPEGFLKGAAELGIAPEDCVVFEDSGAGISAGRAAGMRVVGVGPRAAFHRPDVLVEDLTRVRVERTDDASLRLHIG, encoded by the coding sequence ATGACGGCCACCACCGTTCTGACCGCCCGCGCCCTCCTGCTCGACATGGACGGCACCCTCGTCAACTCGGACGCCGTCGTCGAGCGCTGCTGGCGCCGCTGGGCCGACCGCCATGGGCTGGACGGGGACGAGGTCATGAAGGTCGTCCACGGACGGCAGGGATTCGCCTCGATGGCCGTCCTGCTGCCGAACCGGCCCATGGAGCAGAACCACGCCGACAACGCGCGGATGCTCGCCGAGGAGACCGCCGACATGGACGGCGTGGTCGCCGTCCCCGGCGCGGCGGAGTTCCTGGCCTCGCTCGCCGGACTGCCGCACGCGCTCGTCACCTCGGCGGACGTGGCGCTCTCCACGGCGCGGATGGCAGCCGCCGGGCTCGAACTGCCCGATGTACGGGTGACCGCGGAGTCCGTCGGGGCGAGCAAGCCGGATCCCGAGGGGTTCCTGAAGGGCGCCGCCGAGCTGGGCATCGCGCCCGAGGACTGTGTCGTGTTCGAGGACTCCGGCGCGGGGATATCGGCTGGCCGGGCGGCCGGGATGCGGGTCGTCGGAGTCGGACCGCGGGCCGCCTTCCACCGCCCCGACGTCCTGGTCGAGGACCTCACCCGGGTACGGGTGGAACGGACGGACGACGCCTCACTGCGCCTCCACATCGGCTGA